In the genome of Natronorubrum daqingense, the window TTCGTCGACACCAGAGTCCGGTGGCTCGTCCGGCGAAGCGGACTGGAACGTTGTACACCCGGCGAGGCCGGCGCTGCCGACCGCCGCGCTCGCGAGGAGGGTTCGGCGTGTTGGATTCATTACCAATCGTTCGATTAGACATCTGAAAAGTCTTGGGCCACGACCACTTTTAGCGATAGAGCGCAAGGATCGTCAACGTCTCGAAGGGAAACGACTCGTCCGCAACACTAACGGCGCTGAATCCAGCCTCGCCGGCTTGCGCTGCAACCTCGTCGACGCCCGTCAGACTACTGACAAGCAAGTAGACCACGCCGCCGGTCGCGAGCACGCGCCCGACGCCCTCGAGAAACGGATCGATGACGGCGCGGCCGTCCTCGCCGCCCGAGAGCGCGCGCTCCATCCAGTCGTCCCACTCGTTGTCCGGGTCCGTCGGCAGGTACGGCGGGTTGAAGACGACCGCGTCGAACGCCTCGTCCGCGAACGGCGACACGAGGTCCGCTCGGACCGCCTCGAGTCCGTCCGTTCGAGCCTGTCGAACGGCGTGTGGATTCAGATCCGCGGCGACGACGCGCGCGTCCGTCTCGGCGTCGATTCGACCCGCGACGTACCCCGACCCCGTGCCGACCTCGAGAACGAGATCGGTTTCGTCGACTGACAGGTGCTCGAGGACGGCACTCGCGAGCAAGTGAGAGTCCTCTGCTGGCTGGTACACGTCGGTCTCGAGGTCGCGTCTGTCTTCGAGCCCCATCAGTCGTCCTCCGATGGCGGGTTGTGCGTCGTCTGGTGGGGTTGTTCGTTCGAGTCGTCCGTTCCGCCCGTGTCGTCC includes:
- a CDS encoding HemK2/MTQ2 family protein methyltransferase — encoded protein: MGLEDRRDLETDVYQPAEDSHLLASAVLEHLSVDETDLVLEVGTGSGYVAGRIDAETDARVVAADLNPHAVRQARTDGLEAVRADLVSPFADEAFDAVVFNPPYLPTDPDNEWDDWMERALSGGEDGRAVIDPFLEGVGRVLATGGVVYLLVSSLTGVDEVAAQAGEAGFSAVSVADESFPFETLTILALYR